From a region of the Daphnia pulicaria isolate SC F1-1A chromosome 1, SC_F0-13Bv2, whole genome shotgun sequence genome:
- the LOC124340644 gene encoding vacuolar protein sorting-associated protein 13-like isoform X2 codes for MVFEAVVSSQLNKFLGAYIENLNSSQLKLGLLGGDVVLNRLVLKQSALDELDLPVKTVAGHIDELVLKIPWTNIYAARTQVCIKGLYLLAIPNQGVAYDAEKERVASKEAKERQLALIEDAKARETAGENTQENDGFVAKLAAQILQNLLVTVEDVHIRFEDNITNPSHPFAFGMTMKKLALESTDGKWVPTLISEPSKQFYKLLSLECLSVYWLSNVTQLLSKMKNADQVEHFRKGIANANSRPYGDSYVAGPITSYAKLRINTRPELDGSNYTIPKIFVNLTMEEISMGLTPSQYNDIVGFLGNIERLNRGSPYRKYRPVIGRYKKYAKYWWLFAYQCVLEENVRRRRRNWRWSHMKEHKDMVRQYIELYKTKLWQKKEDVKLKRSLEELESRLDVFNITLARRQAEVKVERMRVNEQKIKEDAEAQQKTRGWFGGWFGSGASSVAVSPEAESVVKSLQAEMTPAEKAKLFNAIGYEENAVPANFPKTFVENRFEFFLKKLVILLHDNTNKKQPVILLSSLSRVEATVEQRPAGQALNAIVKIGNFVIDGTPQDENIPSLVRPLEANKEILTLVYETNPLDESCDKRIRMAAEPLLITYDVATLRKVSAMFESKEASQLTQLTAVARQKLEDLKKTSALGLDYAIRNHAVMDVDVNIKGSYLVLPFGGCLRNNSGKILCNMGNFSLKSVDSRKRSDESKVSQLMRIGSTEQDILEEMLKSSYDKFSLSLRDVQVISVLPDEDWNVLVKDTKTDVFILKPMSIELIVQKCLLLDDPRLPKLKVSGQLPSIHIDVLDTRLVNFAAVLKSIPSPTPDVSHEVVASVVTEVELPTHISRDDSALEHLEEVFKIASNKDSLQETTDMEAAKPSIEPELFQPTELMLQFEFQDVRLSLSVAHDNHLTKPVLSFGMENLALVCTKKTFETVVDLTLKDLSLNFVDHLAKEGQQKSVKIINSYDSSKELLRVRFVDVDKHSPEFHARHKSVVRKLEVEISYLDCDFHQEAVIDLLQLSSDLNSRIDDTLSVESTRLTNSADALKNQSVKILVSEGKEKRRRTASTEIVDFQLKAQFDHFGVNVLTRKLRLTEITISGLEIETSVRASHIVFEAGLNEFRIANPNGNTLYREIASVVDGRAIQLLVKIFNNATEDVDYVDMNKVDLAIHLKMSRMKAVYLSSFVKDLLAFVNHFQAAKEALIEASSAAATAARENVQKVYDKATRILLDIEFQAPYIIIPQRSNSADALIIDLGHFTLKNRFDLRNVRNEIGSPAIMDSISLNLQELRIFLAVVDGMKVKSERGLIEPLSFNLDLVRNLTSTWYNEEPNLRVDVELGKVSIVVSEFVYRKLMQIVFDNLEEGHNQLTEAVEHEIKNRESSRPTSAVEGKPIYVDGPLLSSQSSELSVDSILQQIGPTRVSIAFSVKLQEIKMELFTNNAPRKEMTFTTTLERPLSKLAIQGFNVSGQLMTDLSIRSTVTLHSFLIEDTRPLVQSSVVSSPTTPGTPNSTSKRLVERPINCLLYPTESGSNSQQQMLMISFQQEKQQDSKVDVHLCGFTLILCPSYLLRLLSFFTSGLPKPKSSSSTKPTVKPSNSSHVAQARSRIPQFVPLITVAVRVDQPDIFLVDRIDRLDTSALVLNFEMKLNLLLLPQAMDISGEVSKLHIYSCLFDPAHRQGTMATVLSPCWLAVKAKLCEDEQASQVDVNIGDVTLSVSPGTIALLASVSKSMALTDDDGSSLREEEEEEEYQIETASLANLWEMKPLAFFNFPFLETEVGVEAHELVQLDNLPSPSETHGKRCRSEEMIVVFNHFEMMIETGQGNRTSPLVLVESKMNASVKNWSSVLELSASLNLRAGYYNSRLALWEPLLEPVDCTRLGPVRQRPWELTMKMKKVVEDFSDGFEFENRPSSKLEIKFESADTMELTVTRSFLDVVSLLGKAFSDAVNQKLSKRDLLPPSLYVVQNQLDKNVVISLHNSDFTVDDASITDAKELILESGSKIGLKLRAKTRTRSILSEEMENERILTVKIPDLSYSNGIPVSRSSRRYLPAGRSARDENIGVVADICNDFGFRSITFRGVVQIHNHFQQPIDVYYMTKTGNEVNGVGRVEECGVLNVPLFALYTPTGELFFSPLGYGVSIVPFVWRDLQRQNTINKVLQCSSRQSSGTSHNEDPFFMQVTGNVEHIYLEDTRKKTLNSFCYAIHLRPTVILHNSLPLPLYILTCGAVNELIVPPGASRYLSSVEPGAAFLVLKLKNYLERDWACKEEIRPIPVELSVWSLISYDGSAKATLDLGIFSTVKDQTVHMTVYCPFWMINNTGLLLAYKHSGKSSKKAKVRKSLKRWASTVSLRSVASLATSLGEEDNCIYHPENMQDPVLFSFRPKSFFEKKTAMIRVEDSNWSDRFSLDVAGSSGLVTCKTEEGDGENPLCYQLGCTIQLSHEGLTKQVIFTPYYIISNLAPFDIDVYEVREVGPRSPTPTTRRDWLSVTSSQSLPFWPHFQQKWMIFRVSGTTEETLALSLDNPQPTLLRLNNGYGGLFVDFQVSESSVVIVCHPYEDGRAPLLLVNHSQISVSISESNDGSTCMELGPHHAAYYTWLQPNGARNLTWGSCGFKREFSGRDVTRSASGTFDSPAGSLEWISFLHGRQRVLLFTDDKMLAFQQRSVSTAEPVEQSVTISLHGLGVSLVDNVHRREILYAGITSSGIIWETAKMNTMQPIYRAMIVRHNIMLEEAFQQYMRNLSANIPTNSRRELDGGRLLVDFKELKVYKPKERLLRRSYRSGVELLFETYCNRRLIHARLNKLQIDNQLEDCVFPVVFAPVPPPRSIATESIPHPFVEISIVELVGQQTDVKQYEYFKLLVQECHFRADMSLINGVGSLLANESDLVSELEHKHNVELDILSAKRGLHERTRLLNNKAPENYFKMLHLSPLKIHLSFSNTGTDGAVSSSAQQSSNNPTSQLLNLVLQSVGVSLTEVQDVVFRLGFFERNDTFLSWQQLAQDLQWHYTGQAAKQFYVLVFGLDVIGNPFGLALGISQGVEQLFYEPFQGAIQGPGEFVEGLALGARSLVGHTIGGLAGAGSRIAGTIGKSLSYLTFDKDYQKTRREDLRRRPADIGENLALGGKGLFMGVVEGVSGVVMRPIEGAQQQGVGGFFAGIGKGMVGLVARPTAAIADFASGSLDAMKKAADVTEELSRLRPPRFLHPDGIVRPYIRYQADGDCLLKILDKGRFSKTDYYVDQAVTDTKMTLLVTDRRLVLMSHDLFGQWQVEWSHTWEELTQPPQSNPHGLYIPLRNNKKVLGLFTSSESGKLVAIHSQEKCEMISRKVEQIMKS; via the exons ATGGTGTTTGAAGCTGTGGTTTCTAGTCAGCTAAATAAATTTCTGGGTGCCTACATTGAAAATCTCAACAGTTCTCAACTAAAGTTAGGACTTCTTGGAG GTGATGTTGTGCTGAACAGGCTCGTTCTAAAGCAGAGTGCTTTAGATGAATTAGATTTGCCTGTGAAGACAGTAGCTGGTCACATAG ATGAGCTGGTGTTGAAGATACCGTGGACAAACATTTATGCTGCACGAACACAAGTGTGCATCAAAGGGTTGTATTTATTGGCCATCCCTAATCAGGGTGTTGCTTACGATGCTGAAAAAGAAAGGGTTGCCAGTAAGGAGGCAAAAGAAAGGCAGCTAGCCCTAATTGAGGACGCCAAGGCGCGTGAAACAGCAG gcGAAAATACGCAAGAAAATGATGGTTTCGTGGCCAAACTAGCGGCGCAAATCCTTCAGAACTTATTGGTGACGGTGGAAGATGTCCACATTAGGTTCGAGGATAATATTACCAATCCAAGTCATCCGTTTGCGTTTGGAATGACCATGAAGAAACTGGCCCTTGAAAGCACAGATGGAAAGTGGGTTCCGACTCTTATTTCTGAGCCATCAAAGCAATTCTACAAGCTCTTGAGTCTGGAATGTCTCTCAGTTTACTGGCTGAGTAACGTCACACAACTGTTAAGTAAAATGAAGAACGCAGACCAGGTGGAGCACTTTCGAAAAGGCATTGCAAATGCCAACTCAAGACCCTATGGAGATTCCTACGTCGCTGGACCTATAACGTCCTACGCAAAACTGCGAATCAACACTCGACCAGAGCTTGATGGCTCCAACTACACGATCCCTAAAATCTTCGTCAACCTAACGATGGAAGAAATTTCGATGGGACTTACGCCAAGTCAGTACAACGACATTGTCGGATTCCTGGGCAACATTGAAAGGTTGAATCGAGGATCGCCATATCGCAAGTATCGACCTGTCATCGGCAGATACAAGAAATATGCCAAATATTGGTGGCTGTTTGCTTATCAATGCGTTCTGGAAGAAAACGTCCGCCGCAGGAGAAGAAATTGGCGTTGGTCCCACATGAAAGAACACAAGGACATGGTACGTCAATACATCGAACTTTACAAAACAAAGCTCTGGCAAAAGAAGGAAGACGTGAAGCTAAAAAGAAGCTTGGAAGAATTAGAAAGCCGGCTTGATGTGTTCAATATTACTTTGGCCAGAAGACAAGCGGAAGTGAAG GTCGAACGAATGAGAGTAAacgaacagaaaatcaaggaggATGCCGAAGCACAACAGAAAACTAGAGGTTGGTTCGGTGGCTGGTTTGGGTCCGGAGCTTCTTCCGTCGCAGTCAGCCCTGAGGCTGAGAGTGTTGTTAAAAGTCTTCAAGCAGAGATGACCCCTGCCGAAAAAGCAAAACTATTCAACGCAATTGGATACGAAGAAAATGCAGTTCCTGCTAATTTCCCGaaaacatttgttgaaaatcGTTTCGAGTTTTTTCTCAAGAAGCTCGTTATTCTGCTGCACGATAACACCAACAAGAAACAACCAGTTATCTTACTGTCGAGCCTCAGTAGAGTGGAAGCCACTGTTGAGCAACGCCCGGCTGGTCAAGCCCTAAATGCAATTGTCAAAATTGGGAACTTCGTTATAGACGGGACTCCTCAGGACGAAAATATTCCTAGTTTAGTACGACCATTGGAAG CCAACAAGGAAATCCTTACTCTTGTGTATGAAACAAACCCGCTTGATGAAAGTTGTGACAAGAGAATTAGAATGGCGGCTGAGCCGTTGTTGATCACTTACGATGTAGCAACCCTAAGAAAAGTCAGCGCCATGTTTGAATCGAAAGAGGCTTCCCAGCTTACCCAACTTACGGCTGTGGCCAGGCAGAAGCTGGAAGATTTGAAGAAGACTTCCGCTTTAGGCTTGGATTACGCCATTCGAAATCATGCCGTCATGGATGTTGATGTGAATATCAAAGGATCGTATTTGGTACTACCTTTCGGTGGTTGCCTCAGAAACAATAGCGGTAAGATCCTCTGCAACATGGGCAACTTTTCGTTGAAGAGTGTCGATTCCAGGAAACGAAGTGATGAGTCAAAAGTGAGTCAGTTGATGCGCATTGGAAGTACTGAGCAAGATATTCTTGAGGAGATGCTTAAAAGCAGTTACGACAAATTTTCGCTCAGCCTTCGCGACGTTCAAGTTATCTCCGTACTGCCTGATGAAGATTGGAATGTTCTAGTCAAAGACACCAAAACAgatgttttcattttgaaacctATGA gTATCGAGTTAATCGTCCAAAAATGTCTTTTACTCGACGACCCTCGACTCCCAAAATTAAAAGTTTCCGGGCAACTTCCATCGATTCATATTGATGTGCTAGATACTAG ATTGGTAAATTTTGCTGCGGTATTGAAAAGTATACCCTCTCCGACTCCCGACGTTTCCCATGAAGTTGTTGCCTCGGTTGTTACCGAGGTGGAGTTGCCAACTCACATCAGCCGTGATGATAGTGCCTTAGAACATTTGGAAGAAGTTTTCAAGATTGCCAGCAACAAAGACAGCCTTCAGGAAACGACGGATATGGAAGCAGCTAAACCTAGCATCGAACCCGAACTGTTTCAACCCACGGAGTTGATGCTGCAGTTCGAATTTCAGGACGTTCGATTAAGTTTGTCAGTTGCACACGACAATCACCTCACGAAACCTGTCCTTTCTTTCGGGATGGAGAATCTGGCATTAGTTTGCACgaagaaaacttttgaaaccGTCGTGGATCTCACTCTTAAAGACTTAAGCCTTAATTTCGTCGACCATTTGGCTAAAGAGGGTCAACAAAAGAGCGTGAAAATCATCAACAGTTACGATTCTTCAAAAGAATTGCTCCGTGTTCGCTTCGTGGACGTTGACAAGCATTCCCCCGAATTTCACGCAAGGCACAAGTCGGTGGTGAGGAAGCTTGAAGTGGAAATCTCGTATCTCGACTGTGATTTTCATCAAGAAGCCGTCATTGACTTACTTCAATTGAGCTCCGACCTCAACTCTCGGATCGATGACACACTTTCTGTCGAGTCAACTCGGTTGACTAATTCTGCTGATGCCCTAAAGAACCAGTCGGTTAAAATTCTCGTTAGTGAAg GTAAAGAGAAAAGGCGACGAACTGCATCAACGGAAATTGTAGATTTTCAGTTGAAAGCTCAGTTCGATCACTTTGGCGTGAATGTACTGACGCGGAAGCTGCGTCTGACTGAGATTACAATCAGTGGGTTGGAGATTGAAACCTCCGTTCGAGCTTCACACATCGTTTTCGAAGCTGGGCTCAATGAATTCCGCATCGCAAACCCCAACGGCAACACACTTTATCGGGAGATTGCTTCCGTTGTAGACGGAAGAGCTATCCAGTTGCTGGTAAAGATTTTTAATAACGCCACGGAAGACGTCGACTATGTCGATATGAATAAAGTCGACCTGGCAATCCACTTGAAAATGAGTCGGATGAAAGCAGTCTATTTGAGCAGCTTTGTGAAGGATTTGCTGGCCTTCGTCAATCACTTCCAAGCGGCCAAAGAAGCTCTTATCGAAGCATCATCGGCCGCTGCTACGGCTGCCAGAGAAAACGTGCAGAAGGTCTACGACAAAGCGACTCGCATTCTGTTGGATATTGAATTCCAAGCCCCGTATATTATCATCCCCCAAAGATCGAATAGTGCCGACGCTCTGATTATTGATCTTGGGCATTTCACCTTGAAAAATCGATTCGACCTGAGGAATGTTCGCAACGAGATAGGTTCTCCAGCCATCATGGATTCAATCAGCCTAAACCTTCAAGAGCTTCGCATCTTCTTGGCCGTCGTAGATGgcatgaaagtgaaatcggaGAGAGGACTCATCGAGCCGCTGTCGTTCAATTTGGATCTAGTGCGAAATTTAACAAGTACTTGGTACAATGAAGAACCTAATCTCAGAGTAGACGTAGAGCTGGGCAAAGTTAGTATCGTCGTCAGCGAGTTTGTCTACCGCAAGCTCATGCAG ATTGTCTTCGATAATTTGGAAGAAGGACATAACCAACTGACCGAAGCGGTAGaacacgaaataaaaaatcggGAATCCAGCCGTCCGACAAGTGCCGTTGAAGGAAAGCCAATTTACGTGGATGGTCCACTTTTATCCTCTCAATCTTCAGAACTTTCCGTCGATAGCATCTTGCAACAAATTGGACCTACTCGAGTCTCGATAGCGTTTTCCGTTAAACTGcaagaaatcaaaatggagCTTTTCACGAATAATGCTCCTAGAAAAGAAATGACGTTTACAACAACATTAGAGCGACCCCTATCCAAGTTGGCCATACAGGGATTCAATGTCTCCGGCCAATTGATGACTGATTTGTCGATCCGATCGACAGTCACGCtccattcatttttgattgaagaCACAAGACCATTGGTGCAATCATCTGTCGTTTCATCTCCAACGACTCCAGGGACCCCCAACTCGACATCGAAGCGTTTGGTCGAGAGACCAATCAATTGCCTTCTCTATCCCACCGAATCCGGTAGCAACTCACAACAACAAATGTTGATGATTagttttcaacaagaaaagcaACAAGACTCGAAAGTAGATGTACATTTGTGCGGATTCACTTTGATTCTGTGCCCAAGTTACTTGTTGAGGCTCTTGAGCTTCTTCACTTCAGGATTGCCTAAGCCCAAATCATCCTCTTCTACGAAGCCGACAGTTAAACCAAGCAATTCTTCTCACGTCGCTCAAGCTCGCAGCAGAATTCCTCAGTTTGTACCCTTGATAACGGTCGCGGTCCGTGTGGACCAACCGGACATTTTTCTGGTGGATCGAATCGATCGCCTCGATACCAGCGCCCTTGTTCTCAACTTTGAAATGAAGTTGAATCTTTTACTGCTACCGCAAGCAATGGACATCTCCGGAGAAGTTTCCAAACTCCACATTTACTCCTGCCTTTTCGATCCTGCTCATCGCCAAGGAACCATGGCCACCGTTCTGAGTCCCTGCTGGTTAGCTGTCAAAGCGAAGTTGTGCGAAGATGAGCAAGCCTCTCAAGTGGACGTAAACATAGGTGACGTGACTCTAAGTGTGTCCCCGGGAACGATCGCGTTGCTAGCGAGTGTGAGCAAAAGTATGGCCCTGACAGACGATGACGGCTCGTCACtgagagaagaagaggaggaggaagaatatCAAATAGAAACGGCTTCGTTGGCGAacctttgggaaatgaaacccTTGGCTTTCTTTAACTTCCCGTTCCTGGAAACAGAAGTCGGCGTTGAAGCTCACGAACTTGTCCAACTCGATAACTTGCCTTCGCCTTCAGAAACCCATGGAAAACGCTGTCGCAGCGAAGAAATGATTgtggtttttaatcattttgaaatgatgATTGAAACGGGTCAGGGCAACCGAACTTCGCCTTTGGTTTTGGTGGAGAGTAAGATGAATGCCAGTGTGAAGAATTGGAGCTCAGTATTAGAATTGTCCGCCAGCCTCAATCTTCGAGCCGGCTATTACAATAGCAGACTGGCTTTGTGGGAACCTCTACTTGAACCAGTGGATTGCACTCGTTTAGGACCGGTTCGACAGCGACCCTGGGAACTGAcgatgaagatgaaaaaagtcgtggaagatttttctgacggatttgaatttgaaaatcgacCCTCTTCTAAActggaaatcaaatttgaatcaGCGGACACTATGGAACTGACGGTGACTCGAAGCTTCCTTGATGTTGTTTCTCTGCTGGGAAAAGCCTTTAGCGACGCAGTTAATCAAAAACTGTCCAAACGGGATCTGTTGCCCCCTTCACTTTACGTGGTCCAGAATCAGTTAGACAAAAACGTTGTTATCAGTCTTCACAATTCTGATTTTACCGTCGACGACGCATCTATCACCGATGCCAAAGAACTG ATTCTTGAATCCGGATCGAAAATTGGTTTGAAGTTAAGGGCTAAAACTCGTACCCGTTCTATCCTAAGCGAAGAGATGGAAAACGAAAGGATCTTAACAGTCAAGATACCAGACCTTTCTTACAGTAATGGAATTCCTGTTAGCCGTTCCAGCCGTCGCTATCTACCAGCTGGACGTTCTGCAAGGGATGAAAATATCGGGGTTGTTGCCGATATTTGCAACGATTTTGGTTTCCGATCCATAACCTTCCGAGGCGTCGTACAAATTCACAATCATTTCCAGCAACCGATAGACGTTTACTATATGACGAAGACTGGCAACGAAGTGAATGGAGTGGGCCGAGTGGAAGAGTGCGGCGTACTCAACGTCCCTTTATTTGCTCTGTACACGCCGACTGGTGAACTTTTCTTCAGTCCTCTTGG ATATGGCGTTTCGATTGTACCCTTTGTGTGGCGGGATCTTCAACGCCAGAATACCATCAACAAAGTGCTGCAGTGCAGTTCGCGGCAGTCTTCCGGAACTTCTCATAATGAAGATCCATTCTTCAtgcag GTGACTGGGAACGTCGAGCACATATATCTGGAAGACACGAGGAAGAAAACGCTAAACAGCTTTTGCTATGCGATCCATCTGCGGCCGACAGTCATTTTGCATAATTCCTTGCCGCTACCACTTTATATTCTTACATGCGGCGCCGTGAACGAATTGATTGTGCCACCAGGCGCCAGCCGTTATCTCTCTTCAGTGGAGCCTGGGGCTGCCTTCCTAGTCTTGAAG tTGAAGAACTATCTGGAACGTGACTGGGCATGCAAAGAAGAAATTCGGCCAATTCCAGTCGAGTTATCTGTGTGGAGTCTGATCTCGTACGACGGTTCTGCAAAGGCAACTTTAGACTTGGGCATCTTTTCTACCGTCAAAGATCAGACCGTTCATATGACGGTCTACTGCCCCTTTTGGATGATCAACAACACTGGTCTTTTGTTGGCTTATAAG CATTCCGGCAAGTCGTCTAAAAAGGCGAAGGTGCGCAAATCATTGAAG CGCTGGGCTTCCACGGTTTCTTTAAGGTCCGTTGCCTCGTTGGCGACATCCTTG GGAGAAGAAGACAATTGTATTTATCATCCCGAGAACATGCAGGACCCTGTGTTATTTTCCTTTCGACCCAAATCTTTCTTCGAAAAGAAGACTGCCATGATACGTGTCGAGGATTCAAATTGGTCGGATCGATTTTCTCTCGACGTGGCTGGTAGCTCGGGCCTTGTGACCTGCAAAACGGAAGAGGGGGATGGCGAAAACCCATTGTGTTACCAATTAGGCTGTACTATTCAACTCAGCCACGAAGGGTTAACGAAGCAAGTCATTTTCACGCCGTATTATATTATCTCCAATTTGGCTCCGTTTGATATTGACGTCTATGAAGTACGCGAAGTGGGCCCTCGATCACCGACGCCCACAACACGTCGAGACTGGCTGTCGGTTACATCGAGCCAATCTCTTCCGTTTTGGCCACACTTTCAGCAAAAATGGATGATTTTCCGAGTATCCGGCACAACGGAGGAGACACTCGCCTTATCACTGGACAATCCGCAACCCACGCTATTACGGCTAAACAACGGCTACGGTGGGCTCTTCGTCGACTTTCAGGTTTCAGAGTCGTCCGTCGTTATTGTCTGCCACCCATACGAAGACGGTCGAGCACCTCTTCTGTTGGTCAATCATTCCCAAATATCTGTGAGCATCAGTGAATCAAACGATGGATCAACTTGTATGGAGCTTGGACCGCATCACGCTGCCTACTACACTTGGCTTCAGCCCAATGGAGCAAGAAACTTAACATGGGGTAGTTGTGGCTTCAAACGCGAGTTTAGTGGTCGCGACGTCACGCGGAGTGCCAGTGGCACTTTTGACAGCCCTGCTGGCTCTTTGGAATGGATTTCTTTCCTGCACGGAAGACAGCGCGTCCTGTTGTTCACCGATGATAAAATGCTCGCCTTCCAGCAGCGCAGCGTCAGCACAGCAGAACCAGTTGAGCAGAGCGTCACTATATCGCTTCACGGACTTGGCGTCTCGTTAGTGGACAACGTGCATCGACGGGAAATTCTCTATGCCGGAATCACAAGCTCGGGTATCATCTGGGAGACTGCCAAAATGAATACGATGCAACCGATCTACCGCGCTATGATTGTACGACACAACATAATGCTGGAGGAGGCCTTCCAGCAATACATGCGCAATTTGTCTGCAAATATCCCGACCAACAGCCGACGGGAATTGGATGGCGGTCGCCTTTTAGTCGACTTCAAAGAACTTAAAGTCTACAAGCCCAAAGAAAGATTACTTCGGAGAAGCTACCGATCCGGCGTAGAGTTACTGTTCGAGACATATTGCAATCGACGACTTATTCATGCCCGTCTCAACAAACTACAGATCGATAATCAGCTGGAAGATTGTGTCTTTCCCGTCGTCTTTGCTCCTGTTCCTCCCCCTCGTAGCATTGCCACCGAATCCATTCCGCATCCGTTTGTGGAAATCAGCATCGTCGAATTAGTTGGACAGCAAACTGACGTCAAACAATACGAGTACTTTAAATTGCTGGTGCAAGAGTGCCACTTTCGCGCCGATATGTCGCTGATTAACGGAGTGGGATCATTGTTGGCGAATGAAAGTGATCTCGTATCTGAATTGGAACACAAACATAACGTCGAATTGGATATTCTATCTGCCAAAcgag GATTGCACGAGAGGACTCGTTTGCTCAACAACAAAGCCCCTGAAAACTATTTCAAGATGCTACACCTGTCCCCATTGAAGATTCATCTCAGCTTCTCCAATACTGGGACCGATGGCGCTGTTAGTTCTTCAGCACAACAAAGCAGTAATAATCCCACCAGTCAGCTGCTCAATTTGGTTCTACAAAGCGTCGGCGTCAGCTTGACGGAAGTTCAAGATG TTGTCTTCCGCCTGGGCTTTTTCGAGCGCAACGACACCTTTTTGAGCTGGCAGCAGCTGGCCCAAGACCTACAATGGCATTACACTGGCCAAGCTGCAAAGCAGTTCTACGTCTTAGTCTTTGGATTAGATGTAATTGGGAATCCATTTGGACTAGCCCTGGGAATATCACAAGGCGTCGAGCAACTCTTTTACGAACCTTTCCAAGGTGCAATTCAAGGACCTGGAGAGTTTGTGGAAGGCCTAGCATTGGGTGCCCGCAGTCTCGTTGGACACACAATTGGTGGTCTGGCTGGAGCAGGATCCAGGATCGCCGGCACCATAGGAAAGAGTCTGTCGTACTTAACGTTCGATAAAGACTATCAGAAGACCCGACGAGAAGATTTGCGGCGTCGTCCCGCAGACATTGGAGAAAATTTAGCCCTTGGAGGCAAAGGCCTTTTTATGGGCGTCGTGGAAGGCGTTTCAGGAGTTGTGATGCGTCCGATCGAGG GAGCCCAACAGCAAGGAGTAGGAGGTTTCTTCGCAGGAATCGGCAAAGGCATGGTGGGACTCGTGGCTCGGCCAACTGCTGCCATCGCCGACTTTGCTAGCGGATCACTGGACGCCATGAAAAA AGCTGCCGATGTCACCGAGGAGTTGTCACGCCTGCGTCCACCACGTTTTCTGCATCCGGATGGAATCGTTAGACCTTATATCCGCTACCAAGCTGACGGGGATTGTTTACTAAAG ATCCTGGATAAAGGGCGGTTTTCCAAGACGGACTATTATGTGGACCAGGCAGTGACGGACACTAAAATGACTCTTTTAGTAACAGATCGTCGACTCGTGCTCATGTCGCACGATCTCTTTGGGCAATGGCAG GTCGAGTGGAGCCACACGTGGGAAGAGCTAACCCAACCTCCCCAATCGAATCCCCACGGATTGTACATCCCCTTACGCAACAACAAGAAAGTCTTGGGATTGTTCACGAGTAGCGAGAGTGGAAAGTTGGTTGCCATTCATTCTCAAGAGAAATGCGAG ATGATAAGCAGAAAAGTggaacaaataatgaaatcgtAA